The Labrus bergylta chromosome 15, fLabBer1.1, whole genome shotgun sequence genome includes a region encoding these proteins:
- the heca gene encoding headcase protein homolog isoform X1 has protein sequence MPNQKNNKGKKSKRTNSSGDEQENGACAAPAGGAAAASAAPRNDRSSEVQCATPLGCSLGRPINLDKDDYQRVLCNSEICPYGNWMHLQCFYEWESSILVQFNCIGRARSWNEKQCRQNMWTKKGYDLAFRFCSCRCGQGHLKKDTDWYQVKRAHDERKKKPSERSMGRNGASGGAAVPGDGFFEEPKKSKTPGGAVGGGKLLHRASSQDLPRRQSVDRQNSTERGAAGGAFCLGPPQKSPCGSPGQSPPAGFPFSPTGPLGMGGGAAAAAMRGSRPLGEFLKSAVHMDPQRKHLLVGGALSRGGSCSMGASGGASHLDPGSVLPLPLSFALPLHHRLTSGSVADGTHSHPVQFLRRLDLSELLTHIPRHKLNTYHVRMEDDAQAGQGEELRRFILSALSASQRNVVNCALCHRTLPVFEQFPLVDGTLFLSPSRHDEIEYDVPCHLQGRLMHLYAICVDCLEGVHKIVCIKCKSRWDGSWHQLGTMYTYDILAASPCCQARLNCKHCGKPVVDVRVGMQYFSEYSNVQQCPHCGNLDYHFVKPFSSYKVLEAY, from the exons ATGCCCAACCAGAAGAACAACAAGGGAAAGAAAAGCAAACGCACGAACAGCAGCGGAGATGAGCAGGAAAATGGAGCCTGTGCGGCCCCAGCAGGAGGCGCGGCCGCGGCGTCGGCTGCACCCAGAAACGATCGCTCAAGTG AGGTCCAGTGTGCGACGCCTCTCGGCTGCAGCCTGGGTCGCCCGATCAACCTGGACAAGGACGACTACCAGCGGGTGCTCTGCAACAGTGAGATCTGCCCGTACGGCAACTGGATGCACCTGCAGTGTTTCTACGAGTGGGAGAGCTCCATCCTGGTCCAGTTCAACTGCATCGGCCGGGCCCGCTCCTGGAACGAGAAGCAGTGCCGGCAGAACATGTGGACGAAGAAGGGCTACGACCTGGCCTTCAGGTTCTGCTCGTGCCGCTGCGGCCAGGGCCACCTGAAGAAAGACACCGACTGGTACCAGGTGAAGCGCGCGCACGACGAGCGCAAGAAGAAGCCATCAGAGAGGAGCATGGGGAGGAACGGGGCCAGCGGAGGAGCGGCGGTGCCAGGGGACGGCTTCTTTGAGGAGCCCAAGAAAAGCAAAACGCCgggaggagcagtgggaggaggtAAACTCCTACACAGAGCTTCTAGTCAGGATTTACCTCGCAGACAATCAGTGGATCGTCAGAACtccacagagagaggagcagcaggaggtgcCTTTTGTCTGGGACCTCCTCAGAAGTCTCCCTGTGGCTCCCCGGGACAGTCTCCTCCAGCGGGTTTCCCTTTCTCTCCCACCGGTCCCCTCGGAATGGGAggcggagcagcagcagcagcaatgcGAGGTTCCCGTCCGCTGGGGGAGTTCCTCAAATCGGCCGTCCACATGGACCCGCAGAGGAAGCACCTCCTGGTCGGGGGAGCTCTCAGTCGGGGTGGCAGCTGCTCGATGGGAGCCTCGGGGGGTGCATCCCACCTCGACCCCGGGTCTGTTCTCCCCCTGCCTCTCTCCTTCGCCCTCCCGCTCCACCATCGCCTCACCTCCGGCAGTGTGGCCGACGGCACCCACTCCCACCCAGTGCAGTTCCTGAGGAGGCTGGACCTCTCGGAGCTCCTCACCCACATCCCCCGACACAAACTCAACACCTACCATGTCCGCATGGAGGACGACGCCCAGGCAGGCCAGGGAGAAGAGCTGCGCAG GTTCATCCTGTCAGCCCTCAGTGCGAGTCAGAGAAACGTGGTGAACTGTGCGCTGTGCCACAGAACGCTGCCCGTGTTCGAGCAGTTTCCTCTGGTGGACGGGACTCTGTTTCTCAGCCCTTCACGCCACGACGAGATTGAGTACGACGTCCCCTGCCACCTTCAAG GCAGGTTAATGCACCTGTACGCCATCTGTGTGGACTGTTTAGAAGGCGTCCACAAGATCGTCTGCATCAAGTGCAAGTCACGCTGGGACGGCAGCTGGCATCAACTGGGCACCATGTACACCTACGATATACTGGCTGCTTCACCCTGCTGCCAG GCTCGCCTCAACTGTAAGCACTGCGGGAAGCCGGTGGTGGACGTCCGGGTCGGGATGCAGTATTTCTCAGAGTACAGCAACGTCCAGCAGTGCCCCCACTGTGGCAACCTGGACTATCACTTTGTTAAACCCTTCTCCTCCTACAAAGTACTCGAAGCTTATTGA
- the mtif3 gene encoding translation initiation factor IF-3, mitochondrial, with product MSAGCVRWVLSRTLRAVCGQHPAYRTPASRFTICSGRYNIAASSWRCSPFSTAVDDTDQTPAVKKKKQNPRANATMTSVGRKIPQREIQVISETGENLGTMHRANVIKMMDVQGLKLVLLSENKDPPVYKLMSGKQIHEEQLKLREKQKAKAAPVQVKELTFSSGIAAHDLATKLKQAESMLEKKHHVRITLRSGRGQPAGDMEATLEQMVRQMEVLVGFVNKPKAIRDGQAATCTLRPPSAKELSQLEKSKGAASQSDDSSPSATQSNTAPVDNAEDSVQK from the exons aTGTCTGCAGGTTGTGTGAGGTGGGTGCTGAGCCGTACACTGAGAGCCGTGTGTGGCCAACACCCTGCCTACAGGACCCCGGCGTCAAGATTTACAATATGCAGCGGAAGATACAACATCGCTGCTTCTTCATGGAGATGTTCTCCATTCTCCACCGCCGTGGACGACACAGATCAGACTCCTgccgtgaaaaaaaaaaagcagaatccGAGAGCGAATGCCACCATGACCTCAGTCGGGCGCAAGATCCCTCAGCGGGAGATACAGGTGATAAGTGAGACAGGCGAGAATCTAGGCACCATGCACCGGGcaaatgtgattaaaatgaTGGACGTGCAGGGCCTCAAACTGGTGCTGCTCAGCGAGAACAAAGATCCTCCCGTTTACAAGCTGATGAGCGGCAAACAGATCCACGAAGAGCAGCTGAAACTGCGGGAGAAACAGAAAGCAAAAGCAG CCCCTGTGCAGGTGAAAGAGCTCACCTTCTCCTCCGGCATCGCGGCTCACGACCTCGCCACCAAGCTGAAGCAGGCGGAGAGCATGCTGGAGAAGAAGCACCACGTTCGAATCACTCTGCGGTCGGGACGAGGGCAGCCTGCAGGCGACATG gagGCAACTCTGGAGCAAATGGTCCGACAAATGGAGGTGTTGGTGGGATTTGTTAACAAGCCGAAAGCCATACGGGACGGTCAAGCAGCCACGTGCACCCTGCGACCGCCTTCAGCCAAGGAACTGTCCCAACTTGAGAAAAGTAAAGGTGCGGCCTCGCAGTCCGACGACTCGAGTCCGAGCGCCACGCAGAGCAACACGGCGCCTGTAGACAACGCAGAGGACTCTGTGCAGAAGTGA
- the heca gene encoding headcase protein homolog isoform X2 has translation MSVNIRHAGRSRLEASHEWKVQCATPLGCSLGRPINLDKDDYQRVLCNSEICPYGNWMHLQCFYEWESSILVQFNCIGRARSWNEKQCRQNMWTKKGYDLAFRFCSCRCGQGHLKKDTDWYQVKRAHDERKKKPSERSMGRNGASGGAAVPGDGFFEEPKKSKTPGGAVGGGKLLHRASSQDLPRRQSVDRQNSTERGAAGGAFCLGPPQKSPCGSPGQSPPAGFPFSPTGPLGMGGGAAAAAMRGSRPLGEFLKSAVHMDPQRKHLLVGGALSRGGSCSMGASGGASHLDPGSVLPLPLSFALPLHHRLTSGSVADGTHSHPVQFLRRLDLSELLTHIPRHKLNTYHVRMEDDAQAGQGEELRRFILSALSASQRNVVNCALCHRTLPVFEQFPLVDGTLFLSPSRHDEIEYDVPCHLQGRLMHLYAICVDCLEGVHKIVCIKCKSRWDGSWHQLGTMYTYDILAASPCCQARLNCKHCGKPVVDVRVGMQYFSEYSNVQQCPHCGNLDYHFVKPFSSYKVLEAY, from the exons ATGTCGGTAAATATACGCCACGCTGGGCGATCACGACTTGAGGCCTCGCATGAATGga AGGTCCAGTGTGCGACGCCTCTCGGCTGCAGCCTGGGTCGCCCGATCAACCTGGACAAGGACGACTACCAGCGGGTGCTCTGCAACAGTGAGATCTGCCCGTACGGCAACTGGATGCACCTGCAGTGTTTCTACGAGTGGGAGAGCTCCATCCTGGTCCAGTTCAACTGCATCGGCCGGGCCCGCTCCTGGAACGAGAAGCAGTGCCGGCAGAACATGTGGACGAAGAAGGGCTACGACCTGGCCTTCAGGTTCTGCTCGTGCCGCTGCGGCCAGGGCCACCTGAAGAAAGACACCGACTGGTACCAGGTGAAGCGCGCGCACGACGAGCGCAAGAAGAAGCCATCAGAGAGGAGCATGGGGAGGAACGGGGCCAGCGGAGGAGCGGCGGTGCCAGGGGACGGCTTCTTTGAGGAGCCCAAGAAAAGCAAAACGCCgggaggagcagtgggaggaggtAAACTCCTACACAGAGCTTCTAGTCAGGATTTACCTCGCAGACAATCAGTGGATCGTCAGAACtccacagagagaggagcagcaggaggtgcCTTTTGTCTGGGACCTCCTCAGAAGTCTCCCTGTGGCTCCCCGGGACAGTCTCCTCCAGCGGGTTTCCCTTTCTCTCCCACCGGTCCCCTCGGAATGGGAggcggagcagcagcagcagcaatgcGAGGTTCCCGTCCGCTGGGGGAGTTCCTCAAATCGGCCGTCCACATGGACCCGCAGAGGAAGCACCTCCTGGTCGGGGGAGCTCTCAGTCGGGGTGGCAGCTGCTCGATGGGAGCCTCGGGGGGTGCATCCCACCTCGACCCCGGGTCTGTTCTCCCCCTGCCTCTCTCCTTCGCCCTCCCGCTCCACCATCGCCTCACCTCCGGCAGTGTGGCCGACGGCACCCACTCCCACCCAGTGCAGTTCCTGAGGAGGCTGGACCTCTCGGAGCTCCTCACCCACATCCCCCGACACAAACTCAACACCTACCATGTCCGCATGGAGGACGACGCCCAGGCAGGCCAGGGAGAAGAGCTGCGCAG GTTCATCCTGTCAGCCCTCAGTGCGAGTCAGAGAAACGTGGTGAACTGTGCGCTGTGCCACAGAACGCTGCCCGTGTTCGAGCAGTTTCCTCTGGTGGACGGGACTCTGTTTCTCAGCCCTTCACGCCACGACGAGATTGAGTACGACGTCCCCTGCCACCTTCAAG GCAGGTTAATGCACCTGTACGCCATCTGTGTGGACTGTTTAGAAGGCGTCCACAAGATCGTCTGCATCAAGTGCAAGTCACGCTGGGACGGCAGCTGGCATCAACTGGGCACCATGTACACCTACGATATACTGGCTGCTTCACCCTGCTGCCAG GCTCGCCTCAACTGTAAGCACTGCGGGAAGCCGGTGGTGGACGTCCGGGTCGGGATGCAGTATTTCTCAGAGTACAGCAACGTCCAGCAGTGCCCCCACTGTGGCAACCTGGACTATCACTTTGTTAAACCCTTCTCCTCCTACAAAGTACTCGAAGCTTATTGA